TAGCTTTTTTGCAAGGTTATGGCTTGGTGGCACTTTTGCGCCAAAGCCAAGGCGGCATAATTTCTGATTTGAGCATTTGGAAATTAATGGTAACTTTAATCACTGTTACAGCTGGAACAATTTTCTTAATGTGGATTGGTGAAATAATTTCTGAAAAAAATATTGGCAACGGAATTTCAATTATGATTTTTGTCGGCATCGTCGCTTCTTTACCGCAAGCGTTACAGCAGACCCTATTGACTTATACAACATCTGACCCCGGCGTACTTTTAGATATCGTTATTTTTGCTTTGATTGCCTTAGTGACTATTGTCGGTGTGGTAATTATTACGGAAGGCCAACGTAATATCCCAATTTCTTACGCTCGCCAAGTGCGCGGTTCTTCCTCGTATGGCAGCGTCAACACCCATTTACCGCTGCGCGTAAATCAAGCTGGCGTGATCCCGATTATTTTCGCTATTTCTTTTGTGTTGTTTCCGCCGGTAGTGGCACAATTTTTCGCCAATGCCAGAACCGCATGGGTGGCTGATGCCGCTAACTTTGTCGCTGATATTTTTCAAAACCAGTTGTTTTACGGGATTTTATATTTCTTATTGGTTTTCGGGTTTACTTATTTTTACACTGAGGTCATTTTTAAACCAGATCAAATTGCTGAAAATTTACAAAAACAAGGTGCTTTTATTCCCGGCATTAGGCCAGGCAAGCCAACGGAAGAGTATTTGAACTATGTCTCGAACCGGATCGTGCTTTTTGGGGCGTTATTTTTAGGCGCAATTGCCGTGTTGCCTTTGGCCGTCCAACAATTTACCGGTATTGGCTCTTTAACTATTGGCGGCACATCTTTGCTGATTGTGGTTTCTGTGGTAATTGAGATTGTCGATAAGGTGAAGTCGCAACTTACCATGCGTGATTACGAAGCATATTAATTTGATAAAAATTTTTTATGGCATCAAGGTATTTGCCTTGATTTTTTTGTTTAAATTAACTATACTAGTTCAGATATGGGATTTTGGAATGCAATAGATATATTTGGTTTAAGCGCGCCAATGAAGGTTTTTACCGGCAAGATGAGCATTAAGCGCGCGCTTTGGAAGATGTCCTCGCTTGATTACAAGCAGCGAAAAATTGTGTATGACGCGTTAGTTGAAAAGCTTGGTGGCGGAGGAGTGACTCGCTTGGAATTGCTTGACGTGGCGCGGAAATTACACATGGCGCATAAAATATCAGACATAGACCGGCGCGCCCTAGAGCACTTAATTGAAGAAATTAAAGAACGTTCAGCCCCTAGAAAAGGGGAAACTAAAGACGAAACCGAACAAGAGGCATACGAGCGCAAGCTAGAAAGAGAGTTGGAGAATGAATAAATAACCTGTCGCCCCAAACTTGATTTGGGGTCAAGAAATTCAGGATCCACATTAGAAAGAGATTCCGGATC
This genomic stretch from Candidatus Buchananbacteria bacterium CG10_big_fil_rev_8_21_14_0_10_42_9 harbors:
- a CDS encoding preprotein translocase subunit SecY, producing the protein MSVIAKLRQIWKITELRNSIFFVLGLLVIFRIAAHIPVPGINNEALQQFFSSNQLLGLVNIFSGGGLENFSIVAMGVAPYITASIIFQLLTMIVPKLEEISKDGEAGRQKINQWTRYLTIPLAFLQGYGLVALLRQSQGGIISDLSIWKLMVTLITVTAGTIFLMWIGEIISEKNIGNGISIMIFVGIVASLPQALQQTLLTYTTSDPGVLLDIVIFALIALVTIVGVVIITEGQRNIPISYARQVRGSSSYGSVNTHLPLRVNQAGVIPIIFAISFVLFPPVVAQFFANARTAWVADAANFVADIFQNQLFYGILYFLLVFGFTYFYTEVIFKPDQIAENLQKQGAFIPGIRPGKPTEEYLNYVSNRIVLFGALFLGAIAVLPLAVQQFTGIGSLTIGGTSLLIVVSVVIEIVDKVKSQLTMRDYEAY